ttgaaatgaatgcctgcaacacatttcaaaaaagttgggacggggcaacaaaagactgggaaagttgaatgctcaaagaacacccgtttggaacattccacaggtgaacaggttaattgggaacagatgagtgtcatgattgggtgagcaaatatttgcaaaaaacaataaagtttatcagtttgaacattaaatattttgtctttgttgtattcaactgaatataggttgaagaggatttgaaaatcattctattctgtttttatttacattttacacaatgtcccaacttcattggaattggggttttattttaATGTTACAGTACCATATTTTTGGGACTATAAATTACAAAAGGGAATtaattgtttctgtttaaaaatgagtcatgatgataaaaaaaatcatacaagttACGTGGTCTGTGCATCATATTGATTATTGAAATGTAGTGCAAGTGCTTCATGCAGCAAGAAGCATAATTAATTaaatttgcacattatttattcATGACACAAACTGTTTGTAAATAGAGGTTAATGAGCTAATTAAAAAtgcaagtaaactgcttcttgtcactagTGAACAGATGATCGCAGGTGAGGCAACTgtgcaatgtaattaaatgttttagAATGGggcacattatttatttttttattattgggcTGTGATGAAGGAACCCCTGAGCAGTGAGGCAGACAAAAGTGGTTTGTAAGAAGAGGCAGAGTTTACTATGAACACAAATAATAGTTCAACAATGTCAGCAAGATGGCCCTGCAAGTCCAACCCCACCCCCCAAATACTCCTTTGTCCATGTATGTGTTTATAAATGTAGTAGAGGCCACTGCAAGTCCAAAAACAGAAAATATCCTCTAATTCAAAAAGGCTCTATTCATTGACAAGGAGGTGTTATAATGAATGCTGTAGAGTGCACTGCAAGACCCCAAACAGAAAATCTCCTATaaaccaaacacaaaaagaaatgAAAACTATTCAGAAATGAGGTGGCAAACTGAAAGGAAAATCAAAAGGTTAGCAGCAGTCTTTGGTTAATACACAAAGACTCTCAAATATGAGGTAAAAGGCACAAATAGCTTGACTTAAAGAAAGTTCCAAAAACAGTTCCAAAATATACCAGCAACAGTAACCAAGATGGAAAGATCATTTAGGTTCAGGGACAGCAGTGGCCAAAAATCCAAGAAGTACATCAACTCCAAATACTCAGATGAGGATATTCCCAGAACTTGAAAAGACAGGATAGTACGAGATGTTTCGGTGACAAAGTGTGCGAGAGTGCAGCCGGTTATAAAGAGGGCAGTGTAATCAGTGGAGTGATGACTGGTGGAACCCGGACTCAAAATTAAGTCCTGGGACTTTATGGTACTAAAATGACGCATACTTGTAATCTGAAGGAATTACCATTAGATTTTATTACATTAGATTTTTTTAAGaatcccccaccccccaacacacatacGCACAAAGTTTAAATCCTGTGTGGACTGTTTTTCTGATCCATAGATAAAGAAGAAGCAACAAGATGTGGTCGCCTTCTTGGAGGCTCTTAAAGTGGATTACACTCAGCTGGACATTGCCTGCAATGAAGAGAATCGCCTGTGGATGAGGAAGAATGTCCCTGAGGAGAAAAAGCCCGCCAACGGCATCCCTCTGCCCCCACAGATCTTCAATGAAGAGAGCTACTGTGGAGTGAgtaaattttaaataaaataaaaaagaatagaatagaaccccCCCATTTCTCATACTATTTTCAGTCAGAGCTGGCACAGCATTGCTTTGTCTGTATATCAGTGAGAGTGCGTTTGTGATTCTCACTTCTTTGGAGGGCGTGATTACAATGCTGGAATTGTAATAATCATTCCTCGTCAGCCACAAGCGATGCACAGAACACTTGGGGTGGGAATCTCTAGGCACCTCATGGTTCCATTACGATTCAGAGGGCTGCGATCTGATTTCTAAAACGATTATCAAGAAACCTTAACGCATCCTTTTTTTTCAGTACAGGATTTCCAGTTTGACACTGTGTGACTGCTTGGTACTTTTCAAAGTAAAGTATTTGTAATGATCCACAATTAATTTGTTTCCAATCCATTCCTTAACGGCTCAGCCATATTTACACCCGTGTGACTCTAAGTTACTGATTCTAAAACCCGAGTTGCCTGTTGCCCCCTAAGCCCACCTCCTTCCACTGCCTGTGTAAGTGTGTGCTCATGTACATGACTGACTTTACTTTGGACTATTATGGCTCTAGTGAAGTAAAATATCTATATAATATCTGTTTGCATGTCATTGTGATGCATGGGCATGTGCACACTTGCTGAGCTGCACTATTGCACTTTGTAATTGTGCCAGAATATTTAAATAGGAACACGTGATAATAGTGAAACTTTGTTGTACTGCAGAGAACATGATATGTGACATCTGTTCTCATCTTGTGCAGgtgtattttccttttaattgcacTTTGGGCTTAGCGGGATGAATCTGTCGTGCAGTGCTTAGACACATTTGCTTAGAGGTGCAACAAGTGCTCCATCACATAACTCCTTTTTCCCCCCTCTTCTTTTGAAAAAGCTTTTCAACTGttaaaatggcctaagcagtgggtcacccctctgagtctggtctgctggagggtCTTCCCTtaaaaatgccagagggagtttttccgtaccactgtcacctgtgtgcttgctcaggggatttggtaaggttcgaccttaataccgtgtgaagcaccttgaggaagcattgttgtgattgggtactatataaataatataaactGAAGTAGAATTGAATTGTTTTTTGAGCTTTGAAAGTAAAACTGTGGTCGGATGTAGCCAGAACTTGTGGCTAGGTGGTTTTTGTTCTGTGGTGTGTTGCATTTATTATAGTCCAACATCAGGtggtttttctttgttttattatgCATTGCAGCTCTCTGCACCAGCAGCTGAGCTGCACCCTTTAAGACACAGACCATCTACTTAAGCTGTATGGCAAATGtactgcaataaaaaaaaataaaaaaaatacattactgGCTCAAAAACTGACAAGAGTAAAAGTAATAATCCAGGTTTAGATAAGCAACGTGAAAAGTTCTCATTAATGGGGGCCAGCAGCCGCATTCCTACTCCAGCAATTAACATTTTCTAAAGTCAGACTTTGACATTTATGACTTGATTCAGAATCATCCAAAACTGCATTGCGATGCATCTAACAATTGATCCACAGACAAAGCAAGGCTGAGATACAAATATAggaatcaacaacaacaatacacacacaaaacagaaaaaagattaaaaaaatgttgttTTCTTTTTGCAGGACTATGACACATTTTTTGATGCAAAAGAAGACAACTCCGTGTTTGCCTTCCTTGGGCTGCCCCCTCCTCCTGGGTCAAAGGTCAGGACatctttttctgtcttttttttttgggggggggggagaaaaaaAGCTAAAATAGTATAACCAAACCGAAACCTTACTGAATTTGTGTAATTTTGGGGAACTGTGGCTTTGGGActgatttaactgtttatgttatTGTATTGCTCTTCATGCatattcttgtttttttctgttttgaggTCATGCAGTGATTCACATTGTTGGGAAAAATGAATCTGAGTGAATAGTGTGTgacattacagtttttctcagttgcTAAATCACTAAACTCTattgtctgaaccaaatgctcagttgcttgaactcttttggcaaaaccataagcAGTTTTCACCTGTTTAGgcacaacttgccaacacattttcattgtgacgcacctgtgttgcataatggtgagcacaggtggcaaaagtcaaacacagttaaagTACTGGTGTCACCGGttgaacacaacaactcaaaaCTGATCACACTTGTGTCCAATGGTGTGAGGGAACAtatataagccagttcagagagcactggtttgtgaggcactacaatggatagaaatctgagaggaggagttgGTGGTCGACGTGGTCACcgaagacaaagaacagtaataTCTGATGACATTAGAGCTACTGTGATTGACCATGTTCTTGTCCATGGTATAAGCATGAGGGAGGCCGGACAAATggtccaaccaaacatcagtagattcactgtgtcctccagaatcccaagatttagagaagagaacagttaattaccttttcTGATCTTatagtatgtaaatgttgacaggaattactgtatgactatactatatactgcaacacagtatactgtaagtaaatatgtacatgtttcagtacatcactgtgccaatgtactgtagtattgtaatggaGGGTTAGTCTTACTGTTTTTTGGCCTACTattccatgtgtatttttgtactttatttttatgtaggcttactgtatacaactgttacagtttttattgattgctttgatgcaacagtcaactcaaaatccacattttcaaaacagttaacacagaggcctaaacagtgcccccaatggtcaaaatgacacattttgtttgcaaaaggctctaactgtgccaaaacatttaaaataaggaacaaaagcaaattttgccTTCAAACAGCACAACTTGCCCACAAGTGTATGAGCACTTACAATCAATCATAacacaatggacaacaaaatacagCACTCAGTGTGTATCAGTGCACCATTGGTTGACATTGTAGCCCATAACTGTTACATGCCAGTGCTGTTTGCTGCCTTCTTGCAAAAAATGGATCCAGAATCAGATATGCTTTGATGCAAAATTTATTGATTCCATTACATTCTTTTTTTCAGGCTTTTTCATGGCTGACAACTGAAATATTCCTACAGAAAGTATGTAAATCAAAATATGTAAAATACATTACTGTAGGcttataagaaattaggaaaataaaaaaaaaatcaatattttacAGTAAAGAACAAAAATCTTTAGTAGGCCTATACTATAAGAGTATAGAGTACAGTAAGAGTACAGTACAGTTGATACTCAATCTCTTCCGTCTTGACgaatgggccacatggcctcatCCACATCGCATTCAATGTTCTCTCTGGCAATGCAGCGAGGGAAAAACCTTCCGGCATGCCTGATCCAGCcttggcatgcctctgcatcAATATCTTGGGCTGCAGCAGTCATTGCATTGAGCAAGGGCATCCGATCATAGGGGCAATGATCATAAGCCTTCCATCTCCAAGCACTAAAACAAATCCTCTATCAGATTCAGAAAAGGGGAATACGGTGGAAGGAATTGCACCATCATCCGAGGGTGGACTGCAAACCACTCATTTACAagagtggtggaatgccacattgtcccaTATGATGATGAACAGTGGCAAGACAGGCCTCAACAGCTCTCTCTCTCCTGAGGCGGGATCAGCATGCCGTGAAGAGCATTCAGGAATGCTCTGAGGTGCTCGGTGTTGTAGGGCCAATGGCGGGGATATGGCACAGGACACCATCATTTGAGATGGCAGCACACATAGTTATGTTGGCGCCCCTCTGCCCTGGACCTGCAATAGTGACCCTATGCCCAATGAGGTCCCTTCCTTGTCTCCTGACTTTACACAGATTGAAGCCGGCCTCATCTACATAAATAAAGACGTGATGTGCCCCCTCGGCTTCAAGCTCCATTATTCTCTaaagaagaaaaaagtcaaaattaCAATTACGTAAAAGTGATTGTAGTTGACTCTACAGTAACTGCATGATATGACAGGGCATACAGTAACAGTATAGTAATGTTTCCTCAcctccacatattggcatctggcctccttcacagcatcagagttCCTTTGAAAAGGAACTCTGTAAAGCTGTTTCATTGCCATATGGTTCCTCCTGAAAATGCGGTCTATTGTGGTCTCGCTCACAGTATTTATATTTCTAAATACTCCCTGATCTGCAATTACTGCAGCCTTGATTTCTCgcagcctaatggcattatttgccacAACCATGTTGACAATGGCTGCCTCCTGCTCAACATTATAAATTTTTCTTCTACCACCAGTGACTGGTAGCCTTTCGATTctataaaaaatacatgaaacGGGAATGTGGAAAAAATTATATGAAGTACTGTATATTACTGTACTGCAGATATTTCTGTATATATTGTAGGCCTATAACAACATTACCTGTTCTTCTGTCAAAAAACTCTGACAattgaggcaacagtgtttctgtttacaacaggttggactctttgtccagcctCTCTAAGTGAAAGGCCATGATTTATAACATGATCAATTATAGTTGCCTGAATTTCATCACTAACTTGAGCCCTTCCAACTATACCTCCACCTCGCACACGGACTCCTCTTCCTCAGACTCGTCTTCCTTGGACTCCTCTACCTCTTACTCTCACTCTCTTCTGCCTTAGACCTCCTTGATCCATGCTTGCAAAGAAAAACACAGGCATGGCACCTTTTAAGGCCTACtacagactgattgcaaattAAAGATTAGTGTGAagaagtgtcaaacaggtgcttcagtgattgcatacCGATCAGATAGTTTCTAATAGCTGGGAACATATGGTTTCTGTTAGGATACTGTAGCTAAAACAGTGGAGTTTTgactgcttgaatgacatctgTGTTAACTGTTTTGAAAAAGGGTGGGGGAAATGTGTCAATCCAATGAGAATGGGTTAACACATTTGCAAgaggtgtcttttactctgctgagatggtgatgatgaaggctGAGAGGTTCCCAGTTTTTTCAAAcaggtcaaagcaatcaataaaaactgtaaatacacatgatttctgtttgtttttgtactgtacaagtgTTACGTGTAAAtgtacaggatttctgttattttttactatatacaagtgctaaatgcacaggctttttgttttgcaacatgcatttagtctacagtgaacaataaacatttatCTCTACAGTTTCATGTCCTGAgcattgtattttgtatttttctaTGTCATGTATAGAGACTGCTCAgtagtgtttttaattttgattgactCGGGGCACAATATGACaacatagttcagttttgagcacagattgaactgttttgaggtgaaagtttggttttgtAAGAGGAGTCTGGGATTTCGTGAATGTAGTttgaaaattgggttttgtgttcacagtttagagaaaaggagAGGAGCTTCcgagaaatgtgtcttagcaattgagaaaaacagTAAGATACTGTATACTACTTGTTTAATAATATGAAAAACCGAGATACAGTTTTTGTTTAATAATGTGTAACATTATGGGACATTATTAGTTTAAGATAAAATCCCCACACACTGTGATTTTGAACACTGTTCATTCATCATTTGGCTGTTCAATATTAAGTTTCTCTGAAATTTGATCTCAAATGGTGACATGGTGACTTGGGGCTGTCAGGTTCAAAGAAGGATGATTGTCAGCTCAGGCAAAGATGGCTGACAGTGTTGTAGTAGTGTCTAGTTTGGGCCATAATCATGTGGTGTGCTGCTATTATTATGCTGTTCTGCCCGATGACCAACAAGTGCATTGTCTGTATCAACATTTTGAGTGCTGTATGTGGTCTGGATGCATCAGGCACATGTCTGTGCTGCAGATAGCTGATATAAGTTGCAGCCTTGGCCggcaaactgttcattttgactgTCGTCAGTTAAACTGACAAAATTAACAAGTCCTCCAATTCATACGGCCATGTTGTTTGATAATACTCTTAAATACAAACCAAACAAGCAATTCCTAACTTGTTTCATGCACTTCTCCCCATCCCCactagaaaaataaaaacactttgtGCTTATTTGTAAACAGATCTCTTTTGCCAGTAGCACTGCTAGCACAGTGTGATTCTCTGTCACTGATTTATGACAAGGATGGCAATGGTTGAAATCTATGGTTAGTTAAGATTACAGACAGAATGTGAGCAAGATGTGAAActaagttgtttaaaaaaaaattaaaatgaataaaaacatgaGAGACGTGACTTTTTTATTTTGGTGCTGTGGAGCACCCAGTGGCCATGAACACTAGAGGTCGGTGTTTACTAACTTTAAAAACACTACAGGTCATAATTATGTGCTTGCCCACACGGCCTATGGGCCATTTTTTTGATTGAGAACAATCTTGTCAAAATGGAGCAGGGCTCATAATCAAGCATTAGCAATTatcccatttcaaatacaaatattgCAAAGAATCCTACATGTTTGACACAAAAGTGTGCAAATTAGTTATTTGAGATTCAGTGATATCATAGGATATGGTTCTGTGCAGTGTTGATGTTTGATCAATTCTGTTTCAAATTTGACTAATGCTCAATCCTTCCACCAATATTTAATCCATCTAGGcccaaactgtttgagttaagCAATTATGACTTTAAGGTTGACCCTTTGAGGTCatgcaaggtcaaaggtcatgagaCCAATAGAAACATATAACTTCATATTATTGTTAATACTGACCATAGGTGTGTCTTTATCCAGTTACACAAAATAGCCATTCTCATTGAGTTTGACCCTTCATGTCTGCCCATGTTTGGTCCCATGACCAGTGAACATGACATATGACATCACATTAGAGATGAATAGTGAATGTATGTGTGTCTTTAACAAATTCCTTTGGAATAGTCATTCTGAATATCACCTATATGTAAGCATCGGGCCAAAATGTCGTATTTGGCATTTGACcttaactacacacacacacacacgtttagaAGTCCTTCATCTACACTACCAGTGAACATCACACTGTGAGCAGGTCCTGAAATGGTTACAGAATTCAGGTgtgaaatcaaattaatccaatgTGCCCATGAACAGTCCTCAGACTGAAACACTACAAAGTCCTTATGGATATATATGCAGCTTGCTTAATTTTGCACATTGctctaaattaacattgaatctctATATGATTAGTTTGGGATAAACCTCATAATTCCCTCCATGCAGGAAGCTGCCCAGGCTGACAAGGCACGGATTGTGGAAAATGGGACTCATACTGAGGAAACCAGTGCAGATGGAATCCTTGATGACTTGGCAGTAATACCATTCTTCATCTTCCTCACTTTCCTTCCTCTCACTGTCTTTGTCAACAAATTGGCTTCTGTCCATACTTGTTGACTCAGTACCTCTTAATTCCCTGTAGGCACATCTGTCTCAGTCATCATCATGTTTACTAATCTTTGTGTTGCATGTGTGGCTGATTATTATTATGTTAAATTTCACAAAATAGGAATGTTATATAACAGTTTgacgttaaatggtaaatggactgtatttatatagcacttttccatccgcatcagatgctcaaagggctttacacactaatgcctcacattcaccccgatttgagggtgctgccatacaaggtactcactacacgccgggagcaactaggggattaaggaccttgcccaagggcctgtaatgattttccggtcaggctgggatttgaaccgaggatcctctggtctcaagcccaacgcttaaccactagaccatcacctcccctaaaactgactttagaatgatttaatgatcacattattccctttgatcgctttgggtgtagaaagtcagactcagatgtgctgctgttgcgctctgatcgctcccccgtcttttattatgaaataatgctgaatttaggtgaaaataattgttgtacaaaagctgcagatatctgtctctgagatagatgatgagtggagtgcagttttaagcagaaacaaggcgataatcggtgaattgctgctgatgctctgaaatgacgtatggGCAGTGAAGGCGCAGTGAAGGTGGGGGGGCAGATTTTTAGGGGGGTCCGTTCGGTCAGCAACACCAGAATAAAATTGCGTTAGCATTATTATCACTTGCATTACATAAGCGCATACAGACCATACCCACTATCACTCCTCAATGAAAGAGCGTTTATTTACCCTACAGTCAGATTAGCTACACGAGGGTAATAAGCAGTTGGAGTTTGTTGCTTGATGGGCATTCCCAGGGCGTAGCCAGTTCATGGTTACTTGCTGTTACAGTGCA
The sequence above is drawn from the Thalassophryne amazonica chromosome 4, fThaAma1.1, whole genome shotgun sequence genome and encodes:
- the sh3bgr gene encoding SH3 domain-binding glutamic acid-rich protein isoform X3 — protein: MVIKVFLATSSGSTAIKKKQQDVVAFLEALKVDYTQLDIACNEENRLWMRKNVPEEKKPANGIPLPPQIFNEESYCGDYDTFFDAKEDNSVFAFLGLPPPPGSKEAAQADKARIVENGTHTEETSADGILDDLAVHADEDEEEADEGKEEEDLQSEEEEELQQLEEEEEEDLENTQEEAE
- the sh3bgr gene encoding SH3 domain-binding glutamic acid-rich protein isoform X1, with translation MVIKVFLATSSGSTAIKKKQQDVVAFLEALKVDYTQLDIACNEENRLWMRKNVPEEKKPANGIPLPPQIFNEESYCGDYDTFFDAKEDNSVFAFLGLPPPPGSKEAAQADKARIVENGTHTEETSADGILDDLAEVPVEERNGDANRQEIAEEENADDAVEKETEDTVHADEDEEEADEGKEEEDLQSEEEEEEDLENTQEEAE
- the sh3bgr gene encoding SH3 domain-binding glutamic acid-rich protein isoform X7 is translated as MVIKVFLATSSGSTAIKKKQQDVVAFLEALKVDYTQLDIACNEENRLWMRKNVPEEKKPANGIPLPPQIFNEESYCGDYDTFFDAKEDNSVFAFLGLPPPPGSKEAAQADKARIVENGTHTEETSADGILDDLAEVPVEERNGDANRQEIAEEENADDAVEKETEDTVHADEDEEEADEGKEEEDLQSEEEEELQQLEEEEEEDLENTQEEAE
- the sh3bgr gene encoding SH3 domain-binding glutamic acid-rich protein isoform X6; this translates as MVIKVFLATSSGSTAIKKKQQDVVAFLEALKVDYTQLDIACNEENRLWMRKNVPEEKKPANGIPLPPQIFNEESYCGDYDTFFDAKEDNSVFAFLGLPPPPGSKEVPVEERNGDANRQEIAEEENADDAVEKETEDTVISARI
- the sh3bgr gene encoding SH3 domain-binding glutamic acid-rich protein isoform X5, which gives rise to MVIKVFLATSSGSTAIKKKQQDVVAFLEALKVDYTQLDIACNEENRLWMRKNVPEEKKPANGIPLPPQIFNEESYCGDYDTFFDAKEDNSVFAFLGLPPPPGSKVHADEDEEEADEGKEEEDLQSEEEEELQQLEEEEEEDLENTQEEAE